ATGAAGCCGGTTTCCGAGATACCATCTTCCTGGAGCCGCTTCTGTCCACCTCGACGGTGCCGTTGACGCCCACACTCTCCATCTCAATGCTCAACACTATTCTTCAGTTCGTCCCGTATGGATATTTGCCCTACACAAGTCACCTCGGTGTCGAGGAAAAGGAACTGGTAGTGGCGAGCGCCCGACTGCTCAACGCAACCTTGTGCTACATGGGTGTCCCGCTGGATCCCATCCTTCCGTCCGAGAGGCAGCACTCCGTGGCAGATGGCGCCGGCCCGTCACTGGATCAGCGAATTTCACAGGCGAGTGATATGCGCGTCAGTGAGCCGGTGAACTCTACGGTGGCAGACGGGCCAGAGACAAGCACCCTTAGCCACCGGAATGGAAGCCATCCCATCTGCGATTCAGGGGGGTCGTCACGAACTGCCTCAAGCCGCACCGGCGCTCTCTGTGACGCTCTCGTATCAAACACATTGCACTCGCCGCCCGACAGCATCGAGCCTTCtacgacgccgctgccgcataTCGGACCGCCGCGCTTCGTGCACAGTGTGCGCAAGGCGCTCCGGGACATCACCCTAACTGAGGCAAAGGCACTCGTGCAGCGCATGCAGGTCATCCTTGGTGTGAATGTGTACTCCAGTCAGACGTACCTGCCTGTTTCGCAGGGCTGGTTTGCCTCCTTGGATGACTTCATGGTGCTCTTTTGGAAGATACTGGACTTGTCACCAGCGTGTCTGGCACAGTTCGGTACAAGCTCCCACGCCTTGGACTACGTCATCCCCATTCTCGATTACGCCCTCGCCGTGCGTCGCAGCCCGCTCTACACGTACCAGTTCCAGCTAATGCTCTTCGTGCTGACTCGACTCTCTGAGGTGCGGGGGTTCGTGCTGCAGTGCAACCAAGTGTGCAGCGCAGCCCTGCCCTTTCGCTTTCCGAAGATGTCTCCGGCGCGCACGTACAATGGCCTTATCGTGCTTGCCTTGTGTCTTGTAATGGAGATGAAAGACCTGCAGGCACTCGTTCCGCTTTTCCCTTCGTGCACCGTGGTGCTGGCGAACATGGCGCCGTTTATCACCTCTCTCGGACGAGAGCCGTCCATCAAGCTGGTTTCCTTTTTCGCCCAAGTCACCTACCGCTGTTTGCGCAGCACCTTACCAAGTTCGCCTGGCAACAGCACAACAGGGGATACTTTAGGCGGTTCGTTTACTTCGGCGGGGACGTCAAACAACCTTGTGCACCAATCTCAAATGGTGAATCTGTGCGAAGCCATTGCAAGTTTGCTGCAATACCAAGCCAATGGCTCCCTGTACCTGATTGCTGCCCTTGTGGACCACCGCGCAGTCGTGCGAGAGGCGAAGGACGCCtacgtggtgcagcgcaccAAGGAACTCGCAGTGGGGCTTCCTTTGCCGTTTCTTATCAACACGCTCGACGCCGCGGTAGCGGTGGCGCTTCCGGTGCTGGAGAGCACCGATGCGCTGCGGAAGATCACCAAGTACTATGTGGACACAACGTCTGAGGCGACCGTGAATAATGGaacagctgccgctgagACAACGAGAGCGTTTGCACTTCAGGTGGGGATGGGTGAGTCGGGTGCTGGGCTGGCGGCCAGCGACGAGGCTGTTGATCGACTGCGGTCAGTGACGTTGGTGGGCGTGCTCCCTACACCGCACAGCATCGTTGTTCGAAAATTTCAATCCACTAAGAGCGTCGAGCAgtggacggcgacgacgttcTGGACAAGCGCGTACATTCACTCGCAAGCTGGGGTGCTGGGCGACCGAACTTCGGTAAAGCTGGTGCAGTTTGTGTGAAGAGAGCCTATGTGCGCGTTGCATGCAGCGAAaaggaaacgaaaaacaaaaggtGAAAGACATGCGTCGGTGAAATAGGTGTCCTTGTGTCcgtacatgcacacacacaaaaatgtgtgtgtgtgtgcatgtgcgacAGTTCGAGAAAGCGTGCGTGGGAAGGTGATGATGCTGAGCGTGAgttctgctgttgctgcggcaCTAAagctctctctgtgtctgtctgtatATGTGCATGTCTCTgttccttcctcttctcgaCCCTTCCGTTCCACATgtgccctctcccctccctccctccctccctccgtctttctctcttctgaTGGCTGTGTTGCTGTGTGTTGCGCTTACCTCTTattccttttttcttctcggGCGCTCTgtttgtctgtctgtctctctctctacctcCCCCCTCATGTCTTCACCTCTCTGTaggtgtgcgtctctctctctctgtgttgtTTCGGATTGTCCTCAGGGTGTGAACGccgagaagaagagcacgTGAGAAGGACAGGTAACATCCTGAAAACAATAGACACACAGAGCGCCCCCCAAAAGGAAGGAGGCGATGCAGAAGGGTGGTCCCGCCACGGATGCACATATTGCGAACACATGTATGtatgcatgcgtgcatgtatgtgtgtctgtgtgggtgcgtaTCATCCAATGCGTGGCGGACGCGGGGAAATGGTGGTGTACGTAACTCGCTTCTACTGTGGTGTGATATTCTGCTGCATGCGCTTACTTCTCATTGTGTTTCTCGCTGTGACGATttatgtgtacgtgtgcgtgcctgcgtgcagAGGCCGCGTAAGCTAAGGTACACCAACGCTTAAAATCCAGCTAAACCCATTACTCAACTTCGccctcccttttccctcCTGACTCACCTCTTCTTTCCATTGCCATTGTCCACAGCAGCGGGACTTGTAGCGCATACCTCCGCCCTACATATCTTCATTTTACCTTCCGCGCTCCTTCTCGCAAGCCACGCTTAACCACTTGACTATGAACAAGAGCACCTGCACCGCCGTACAAGTGCCGAAGCACATTGAGTGCCGAGTGTGCTATGACACCTGGACAAACCCCGTACAGCTGCTGAAGTGCGGGCATATCTTCTGCCGACACTGCGCACCGCCTACGACGACGCGTTGCGCCATGTGCCACACCACCGTTTCGGGTTTCGTGATGCCGAGCGAGGGGATCACGGAGGCGTCCATGAGTGTTACAGTGCTGTGCACGAGTTGCGGGTGGCGGGGTAACCGCAAGGCGTCCCTGTCGCACCAGTGCAACCCTAGCTTGACGCACAGCTCGTACGTGACACATCCGCAGATGAACGACTGCGAGTGGGTCCAGTTTGCCCTGCAAGGGCGCAACGGCGCTGTAATtgatgctgccgcccgcCCTGTGCATCAAGACGCGCTGCCTTCTTCCGAAGCCATCACAGCGGACGCGGTAGAGGGAATTCCTCTTTGAGCATGCACGCTTTCATCGACTCTCGCAGTGCGCCGCGTAGACTTGCGTCACAATGCTGATGTCCGGCaaggcccctccccctcctcctcacttTCCCATTGTTTCCACTAAGCAATCAACATGAATCACGCGTTTCCTGCTTACCGTGGTCTCTTCGTTGCGTACTTGCAGTAAAGAGGCGGGGTTGAGGACAATACACTCGTTGACAGGAGGGGAGGACGCAGCTGCCGACGCACCAAGCGAAGCGGAGGGGGCCATTATtccaccttttttttgcgtcTCCTtgctcctccttcccctgcTGTCGTGGGacgcctccgtgcgtggtatcgcagggtccagtgcccccactctgtctggggaggccgagcagcccccctccactATCCCCGCCAAAGGCCAGCCCGCTTCTCGTGGTGACAGAGTCATGCACCGACGACGTAGGGGGAGGTCGGAGTGAGTcaccgccactgctgtcggcggtcaggtcctggatggcgctgcggtggggGCACCTGCAACAGtgagcacgcttgtgccatccgTGTGGTGGGTGGAGCTCCGGCGTGACTCTGGCGTGCcccccacccggccctcacactgccttGCTGGTGGGGGAGCCTGGGCCACCGCGGGCGGGATGCGGCGGGTGGGGACGGGcatggtggtgggggggcggctgtggggcggCCTGCGGGGTCAGGGGCGAGTAGATTGTGAGGCGCGGGGCCCTTGCCGTGATgcgtgcctgctgctgcttttcgcGAGGCGATGGGGCCTGCGGGCAGGGCTGTGTCGAGCGTGGGCTGGGTCATGCTCTGTGGCAGAGGGGAACACAGGGGAACTAGAAGATCGCTTTTGCCTTGTCTTTTTTTATATATTTCCCTCTTCATCATCTTCATCGGATAGTGTGACCTCCGTTCGCAgcggtgtctgcgtgcgcacatCACTCCTGTTCTCCCTGCTGAATTGCTTAATTTGCTCTGTTTCACTTTCTATGGCTTTGCTTTTTGTAGCCCCGAAGAGGGGTGTCCGACGATCAGCTGGAATTATGATGGAAAAACGTGCTCAAGACGTGTGAATAGCGTTTCTGCTCCTCAGGCGAGTTGGACGATGATCGCTCCCGCAGTTCTCAGGGTATACCTATGGGGTCgatgggaggaggagcgggaaCACGTCGCCTGCGTTGTGCATCCTCTACAAGCTGGCCTCGTCGCGCTCCAAAGTaacagagaggggagaagggacGAAGAAGGGCTGCAATTGTGCCAGGAGCAGGTGAACGCACGCGAGagtttctgtgtgtgctgtccgcctctgccgtccTTAgttcctctcctccctctaTTGTTGCCTCCTCGATAGCGGCTCTCGCTACTTCATCCCTTCATCGCTTCATCTGCTGCATCTGCCATTTTTGACGTTTTACTTACATCTTTTCAAAGAGCAGGGGCTGACCGAACACTTCGCGCACGCGACTTTATCGAAGAGGCGTAGCTGAAGGCGTTCGGGGCGCATTTGCCGGCCGCCCGCTGCTCTTGTGTGCTCGTTGCTACCGCAGCTAGAATAATCTGCGATGTCAACTCCGGAGCAGCTTCCCGCGCTCTCAGCGGCGGGCTCACCGTCGTCGGGAGGGGCTTCCTCTCATCACTCACCGCACGAAGCATCGCTCTCGTTTCCCGCTTCGGTGATTCCTGGCGACGCCTCTGCGGAGTCTCCGCGCGCTTGGTCGATGCCGCGGTCTTCAACGGCGAGCGAGGAAAGCGCAGCAACATCGCAACTGCAGCAAAAGCCAGATGCACCGGAGTCACGCCTTGGGGGGCGGAAAGTGGTGTACTTTGTGGATCACTCCGTCACTTCCATAGCCTATGCAGAGGGTCATTTGATGCGACCgtctcgtgtgcgtgcgctgcacgcgcttgtTCATTCCCTGGGCCTCGACAATGCAGAATGCATGACTGTATGTCATGCTCGtccggcgacggcggaggaAATGGGGGCGTTTCACCGCAGCGCGTACTTGGAATGTCTGCGGCAGGCACCGGTCATTTGCGGAAATCCGCTGGACGAGATGTCCTTAGCTTTTCAGAAGGAATTCGACGTCCCGTTCGCGTCTCAGAACGGCGActgccctctcttccctgAGGTGTGGGCGCTGGTGTCCAGCCAGGCCGGCGCCTCGCTTGCCTGTGCAGAGGCCCTCGTACGCGGCGATGCAACGGTGGCGATGAACTGGGCAGGCGGCATGCatcacgccgctgccgcccacgCAAGCGGGTTCTGCTTTGTGAATGACATTGTGTTGTGCAtccgccggctgctgcggcactaCCAGCGCGTCCTCTACGTTGACCTGGACGTGCATCACGGGGACGGCGTGGAGGGGGCCTTTTATGGCAATCACCGCGTGATGACGCTCTCGCTGCACCAGTTCGGCAACGGCTTCTTCCCCGGCACCGGCGAC
This genomic stretch from Leishmania donovani BPK282A1 complete genome, chromosome 24 harbors:
- a CDS encoding histone deacetylase, putative, with translation MSTPEQLPALSAAGSPSSGGASSHHSPHEASLSFPASVIPGDASAESPRAWSMPRSSTASEESAATSQLQQKPDAPESRLGGRKVVYFVDHSVTSIAYAEGHLMRPSRVRALHALVHSLGLDNAECMTVCHARPATAEEMGAFHRSAYLECLRQAPVICGNPLDEMSLAFQKEFDVPFASQNGDCPLFPEVWALVSSQAGASLACAEALVRGDATVAMNWAGGMHHAAAAHASGFCFVNDIVLCIRRLLRHYQRVLYVDLDVHHGDGVEGAFYGNHRVMTLSLHQFGNGFFPGTGDYPTRETADSFAINVPLPTRTGDAAYLLSFRTALSSVVQCFDPEAMVVQCGADTIAGDLIGRLCVTTLAHTQCVADVLSLERPTVLLGGGGYHVFHTARCWAIHTATALGRTAAQLPLYIPRTDPYYMDYRRECTPKRPTLHVFLDPDVDDPLPLGDSLAFWRQLCRSIQWQMRAARLVRQGFFRTLQLCRQRRAALLRRFATQEAGRESGIGVSGSKRPRSANATDRDAKEGVEDRVVSA